In Vicingaceae bacterium, the following proteins share a genomic window:
- a CDS encoding 23S rRNA (guanosine(2251)-2'-O)-methyltransferase RlmB encodes MDSFIIYGIHPVIEAIKAGKNIEKIYLQKGMRHEKLTELRKLIKRHKIPSQDVPETRLRLYAKNHQGIVALTTPIPLVDLENFIPQLFENGILPFVLILDRIQDVKNFGAICRSAFCFGVNLVVVPRKNSVAITPDAIKSSAGALNKLPMAKVNSMTQAIQYLKSSGFTIYAITEKGNIDLDNRLKPGFPCALILGNEHEGIHRDLLKLSDYKIKIPMKGDFDSLNVSAAAAIALYEFSKNVT; translated from the coding sequence ATGGATTCATTTATTATTTATGGCATACATCCGGTGATTGAAGCCATAAAAGCCGGAAAAAACATAGAAAAAATCTACTTGCAAAAAGGTATGCGTCATGAAAAATTGACCGAACTCAGAAAACTTATTAAACGGCATAAAATCCCTTCCCAGGATGTGCCGGAAACCCGTTTACGATTGTATGCCAAGAATCATCAAGGTATTGTTGCTCTTACAACTCCTATCCCTCTTGTAGATTTGGAAAATTTTATTCCTCAATTATTTGAAAATGGGATTCTTCCATTTGTTTTGATATTAGACAGAATTCAAGACGTAAAAAACTTTGGTGCCATTTGCAGGTCAGCATTTTGTTTCGGTGTAAATTTAGTGGTTGTTCCAAGGAAAAATTCTGTTGCCATAACACCCGATGCTATCAAAAGTTCTGCAGGTGCACTGAATAAGTTACCCATGGCAAAAGTCAATTCCATGACACAAGCAATTCAATATTTGAAATCTTCAGGATTTACCATTTATGCAATAACAGAGAAAGGAAATATCGATCTCGACAACCGTCTTAAACCCGGATTTCCTTGTGCGTTAATTTTAGGAAACGAACATGAAGGCATTCACAGAGATTTGTTAAAATTAAGTGACTATAAAATCAAAATCCCCATGAAAGGGGACTTTGACTCTTTGAATGTCTCCGCTGCTGCGGCTATAGCGCTTTATGAATTCTCTAAAAATGTCACCTGA